The following are from one region of the Cottoperca gobio chromosome 13, fCotGob3.1, whole genome shotgun sequence genome:
- the tpst1 gene encoding protein-tyrosine sulfotransferase 1 isoform X1 — MIGKLKQNLLVACLVISSVTVFYLGRHAMECHHRIEERNQPGGILPLSALGGSMRTTLRTGQNLSTPFVYNKDMPLIFIGGVPRSGTTLMRAMLDAHPEVRCGEETRVIPRILAMKQMWSRSGREKMRLDEAGVTDEVLDAAMQAFLLEIIVKHGEPANFLCNKDPFALKSLSYLAKIFPRAKFLLMIRDGRASVHSMISRKVTIAGFDLGSYRDCLTKWNRAIETMYTQCLEAADKCLPVHYEQLVLHPEKWMKTLLKFLDVPWNDAVLHHEELIGKAGGVSLSKVERSTDQVIKPVNVEALSKWVGKIPADVVRDMAVVAPMLSRLGYDPHANPPNYGRPDPKVLDNTRRVFKGEFQLPDFLKEQSQIQKSAERPKPS; from the exons ATGATTGGCAAGCTGAAACAGAACCTGCTGGTGGCCTGTCTGGTCATCAGCTCCGTCACGGTCTTCTATCTTGGCCGCCATGCCATGGAGTGCCACCATCGCATAGAAGAGCGAAACCAGCCTGGCGGGATCCTGCCTCTGTCAGCGTTGGGAGGCAGCATGCGGACCACCTTACGGACAGGCCAGAATCTCAGCACACCTTTTGTTTACAACAAAGACATGCCACTCATCTTCATTGGAGGAGTACCCCGCAGTGGGACAACGCTAATGCGAGCCATGCTGGATGCCCACCCTGAGGTGCGCTGTGGCGAAGAAACTCGCGTCATACCTCGTATCCTGGCCATGAAGCAGATGTGGAGCCGCTCAGGCCGGGAGAAGATGCGCCTGGACGAGGCCGGTGTGACAGATGAGGTGCTGGACGCCGCTATGCAGGCTTTCCTGTTGGAAATCATTGTCAAACATGGAGAGCCCGCCAACTTTCTCTGCAACAAGGACCCTTTTGCTTTGAAGTCGCTTTCCTATCTGGCCAAGATCTTTCCCCGTGCCAAGTTTTTACTTATGATTCGTGATGGCCGGGCTTCAGTCCACTCAATGATATCACGGAAGGTGACCATTGCCGGCTTTGACCTGGGCAGCTACAGGGACTGCCTGACCAAGTGGAATCGGGCCATAGAGACCATGTACACACAGTGCCTGGAGGCAGCGGACAAATGCCTACCTGTGCACTACGAACAGTTGGTCCTTCATCCGGAGAAATGGATGAAGACACTGCTAAAATTCCTTGACGTTCCTTGGAATGACGCTGTCCTCCACCATGAGGAGCTCATTGGAAAAGCTGGAGGAGTGTCGCTCTCAAA GGTGGAGAGGTCCACAGATCAGGTCATCAAGCCCGTCAATGTGGAGGCCTTGTCCAAGTGGGTAGGGAAGATCCCAGCTGATGTCGTGAGGGACATGGCCGTCGTCGCCCCCATGCTGTCCAGACTGGGCTACGACCCCCATGCCAACCCTCCCAACTATGGCCGGCCTGACCCCAAAGTCCTGGACAACACCAGAAGG
- the tpst1 gene encoding protein-tyrosine sulfotransferase 1 isoform X2: protein MIGKLKQNLLVACLVISSVTVFYLGRHAMECHHRIEERNQPGGILPLSALGGSMRTTLRTGQNLSTPFVYNKDMPLIFIGGVPRSGTTLMRAMLDAHPEVRCGEETRVIPRILAMKQMWSRSGREKMRLDEAGVTDEVLDAAMQAFLLEIIVKHGEPANFLCNKDPFALKSLSYLAKIFPRAKFLLMIRDGRASVHSMISRKVTIAGFDLGSYRDCLTKWNRAIETMYTQCLEAADKCLPVHYEQLVLHPEKWMKTLLKFLDVPWNDAVLHHEELIGKAGGVSLSKVERSTDQVIKPVNVEALSKWVGKIPADVVRDMAVVAPMLSRLGYDPHANPPNYGRPDPKVLDNTRRIQKSAERPKPS from the exons ATGATTGGCAAGCTGAAACAGAACCTGCTGGTGGCCTGTCTGGTCATCAGCTCCGTCACGGTCTTCTATCTTGGCCGCCATGCCATGGAGTGCCACCATCGCATAGAAGAGCGAAACCAGCCTGGCGGGATCCTGCCTCTGTCAGCGTTGGGAGGCAGCATGCGGACCACCTTACGGACAGGCCAGAATCTCAGCACACCTTTTGTTTACAACAAAGACATGCCACTCATCTTCATTGGAGGAGTACCCCGCAGTGGGACAACGCTAATGCGAGCCATGCTGGATGCCCACCCTGAGGTGCGCTGTGGCGAAGAAACTCGCGTCATACCTCGTATCCTGGCCATGAAGCAGATGTGGAGCCGCTCAGGCCGGGAGAAGATGCGCCTGGACGAGGCCGGTGTGACAGATGAGGTGCTGGACGCCGCTATGCAGGCTTTCCTGTTGGAAATCATTGTCAAACATGGAGAGCCCGCCAACTTTCTCTGCAACAAGGACCCTTTTGCTTTGAAGTCGCTTTCCTATCTGGCCAAGATCTTTCCCCGTGCCAAGTTTTTACTTATGATTCGTGATGGCCGGGCTTCAGTCCACTCAATGATATCACGGAAGGTGACCATTGCCGGCTTTGACCTGGGCAGCTACAGGGACTGCCTGACCAAGTGGAATCGGGCCATAGAGACCATGTACACACAGTGCCTGGAGGCAGCGGACAAATGCCTACCTGTGCACTACGAACAGTTGGTCCTTCATCCGGAGAAATGGATGAAGACACTGCTAAAATTCCTTGACGTTCCTTGGAATGACGCTGTCCTCCACCATGAGGAGCTCATTGGAAAAGCTGGAGGAGTGTCGCTCTCAAA GGTGGAGAGGTCCACAGATCAGGTCATCAAGCCCGTCAATGTGGAGGCCTTGTCCAAGTGGGTAGGGAAGATCCCAGCTGATGTCGTGAGGGACATGGCCGTCGTCGCCCCCATGCTGTCCAGACTGGGCTACGACCCCCATGCCAACCCTCCCAACTATGGCCGGCCTGACCCCAAAGTCCTGGACAACACCAGAAGG